In Panthera leo isolate Ple1 chromosome B3, P.leo_Ple1_pat1.1, whole genome shotgun sequence, a single genomic region encodes these proteins:
- the UACA gene encoding uveal autoantigen with coiled-coil domains and ankyrin repeats isoform X2, translated as MMNCWFSCAPKNRHAADWNKYDDRLMKAAERGDVEKVSSILAKKGINPGKLDVEGRSAFHVVASKGNLECLNAILIHGVDITATDTAGRNALHLAAKYGHALCLQKLLQYNCPTEHVDLQGRTALHDAAMADCPSSIQLLCDHGASVNAKDVDGRTPLVLATQMCRPTICQMLIDKGADINSRDKQNRTALMLGCEYGCKDAVEVLIKNGADVSLLDALGHDSSYYARIGDNLDILSLLKTASENTNKGRELWKKGPSLQQRNLPYMLDEVNMKSSQREHPNIQDLEIENEDLKERLRKIQQEQRILLDKVNGLQLQLNEEVMVADDLESEKEKLKSLLAAKEKQHEESLRTIEALKNRFKYFESDHLGSGSHFSNRKEDMLLKQGQMYMTDSQCTSPGVPAHMQSRSMLRPLELSLPHQTSYSENDILKKELEAMRTFCESAKQDRLKLQNELAHKVAECKALALECERIKEDSDEQVKQLEDALKDVQKRMYESEGKVKQMQTHFLALKEHLTSEAAAGNHRLTEELKDQLKDMKAKYEGASAEVGKLRSQIGQSEMLVEELKRDAGKLVEENKRLQRDFSMCETERDKKGRRVTEAEGQVKELLAKLALSVPTEKFESMKSLLSSEVNEKAKRIGEMEREQEKSLSEIRQLKREVENCKAKLAQHVRPEEHEQLKSRLEQRAGELTKKITELTSKNQTLQKDVEKVYLDNKLLSQQVRNLTSEMKSHYVPLQVSEEMKKSHDVMVGELNQQLVDVTQKYTEQKMAMEKLLVENGRLSENVSRLETAFVPPEKHEKEVTALNSSLADLRQQLSELHKKRAGDQEKIHALLSENTALKKSLSTQYVPAPAHEEIKAALSGTLDKTNRELLDAKKNIEDLSRELVKTKEENELLKRNLENTQNQMKAEYISLREHEEKMGAASQSMKRVQDDSAEILANYKKGQEEIVTLHAEIEAQKKELDTIQECIKLKYAPIISFEECERKFKATEKELKEQLSEQTQKYHVREEEAKKCKQENDKLKKEIFTLQKDLQDKNVLLESAHEMERALSRKAEELNKQFKDLLQKYTEVKTEKEKLVDENARQTSEILAAQTLLQKQHVPLEQVEALKKSLNGTIESLKEELKNKQRCYEKDQQTVATLHQMLENQKNSSVPLAEHLQVKEAFEKEVGIIKASLREKEEENQTKTQEVSKLQSEVQNTKRALKKLETREVVDLSKYKATKSDLETQISNLNEKLANLNRKYEEACEEVLHAQRKQLSAKDEKELLHFSIEQEIKDQQERCDKSLTTITELQKRIQESAKQIEAKDNKITELLNDVERLKQALSGLSQLTYPSGSPGRRQSQLIDSLQSQVKALQQQLADADRQHQEVIAIYRTHLLSAAQGHMDEDVQAALLQIIQMRQGLVC; from the exons CCATGGCCGACTGTCCCTCTAGCATTCAGCTGCTTTGTGACCACGGGGCCTCAGTGAATGCCAAAGATGTA GATGGGCGGACACCACTGGTTCTGGCCACTCAGATGTGTAGGCCAACAATTTGTCAAATGCTGATAGATAAAGGGGCGGATATTAATTCCAGAGACAAACAAAACAG AACTGCTCTCATGCTAGGTTGTGAGTATGGTTGTAAAGATGCTGTGGAAGTCTTAATCAAAAATGGTGCTGATGTAAGCTTGCTGGATGCCCTGGGCCATGACAGCTCTTACTATGCAAGAATTGGTGACAACCTGGACATCCTAAGTTTACTGAAGACCGCATCGGAAAATACCAACAAAG GAAGAGAACTTTGGAAGAAAGGACCATCTTTACAACAG CGAAATTTGCCATACATGCTAGATGAAGTAAATATGAAGTCAAGTCAGAGGGAGCATCCAAACAttcag GATCTGGAGATTGAAAATGAAGATTTGAAAGAGAGGTTGAGAAAAATTCAGCAAGAACAGAGAATATTACTGGATAAAGTCAACGGTTTACAACTACAGCTGAATGAG gaagtAATGGTTGCTGATGATCTGGAAAGTGAG aaagaaaagctgaagtCCCTTTTGGCAGCTAAAGAAAAGCAACATGAAGAAAGCCTGAGAACTATCGAGGCTctgaaaaatagatttaaatattttgag AGTGATCATTTAGGATCAGGAAGTCATTTCAGTAACC GAAAAGAAGATATGCTTCTCAAACAGGGTCAAATGTACATGACAGATTCACag TGTACATCCCCAGGGGTGCCGGCCCACATGCAAAGCAGGTCTATGTTAAGACCGCTGGAGCTGTCCTTACCCCATCAAACCTCATATtctgaaaatgacattttaaagaaagagttaGAAGCAATGAGAACGTTCTGCGAGTCAGCAAAACAAGACCGACTCAAGCTCCAGAACGAGCTGGCTCACAAGGTGGCCGAATGCAAAGCTTTAGCATTAGAATGTGAACGGATCAAGGAGGACTCAGATGAGCAGGTAAAGCAGTTAGAAGACGCATTGAAAGATGTGCAGAAGAGAATGTACGAGTCGGAAGGTAAAGTAAAACAAATGCAGACACATTTTCTTGCCCTTAAAGAGCACCTAACAAGTGAAGCAGCTGCGGGGAATCACAGACTAACCGAGGAACTGAAGGACCAGTTGAAAGACATGAAAGCAAAATACGAGGGCGCGTCAGCAGAAGTGGGGAAGTTACGAAGCCAGATCGGACAGAGCGAGATGCTGGTAGAAGAGTTGAAGCGGGATGCAGGCAAGCTGGTGGAAGAGAACAAGCGACTGCAGCGGGACTTCAGTATGTGTGAGACGGAGCGAGACAAGAAAGGCAGGAGGGTCACGGAGGCGGAAGGCCAGGTCAAAGAACTGTTGGCCAAGTTGGCCCTTTCCGTTCCGACGGAAAAATTCGAGAGCATGAAGAGCTTGTTGTCAAGTGAAGTCAATGAGAAGGCCAAGAGAATAGGAGAGATGGAAAGGGAGCAGGAAAAGTCACTTAGCGAAATCAGACAGTTGAAGAGAGAAGTTGAGAATTGTAAGGCCAAGCTTGCTCAGCACGTCAGACCGGAGGAGCACGAGCAGCTCAAGAGCAGGCTGGAGCAGAGGGCGGGAGAACTTACCAAGAAGATCACCGAACTCACGTCGAAAAATCAGACGTTACAAAAGGACGTCGAAAAGGTGTATCTGGATAACAAGCTCCTCAGCCAGCAAGTCCGTAACTTAACAAGTGAAATGAAGAGTCATTACGTTCCTTTACAAGTGAGCGAAGAAATGAAAAAGTCGCATGACGTCATGGTCGGTGAGCTGAATCAACAGCTTGTAGATGTCACGCAGAAGTACACGGAGCAGAAGATGGCCATGGAGAAGCTGCTGGTGGAGAATGGCCGTTTGAGTGAGAACGTCAGCCGCCTCGAGACCGCGTTCGTGCCTCCTGAGAAACACGAGAAGGAGGTCACGGCTTTGAACTCCAGCCTTGCTGACCTCAGACAACAGCTCTCTGAGCTTCACAAAAAACGTGCCGGAGAccaagagaaaatacatgcacTCCTGTCCGAAAACACCGCGTTGAAAAAGAGCCTGAGTACTCAGTACGTGCCAGCTCCAGCCCACGAGGAGATTAAAGCCGCACTGAGTGGCACCCTAGATAAGACGAACAGAGAATTACTAGATGCGAAGAAAAACATCGAGGATCTCAGTCGGGAACttgtaaaaacaaaagaggagaatGAGCTactcaaaagaaacctggagaaCACTCAGAACCAAATGAAGGCCGAGTACATCAGCCTCCGAGAGCACGAGGAGAAGATGGGTGCCGCGAGTCAGAGCATGAAGAGGGTACAGGATGACAGTGCGGAAATCCTGGCCAACTACAAGAAGGGCCAAGAGGAGATCGTGACGCTGCACGCAGAGATCGAAGCCCAGAAGAAGGAGCTCGACACGATTCAAGAATGCATCAAGCTCAAATATGCTCCAATCATCAGCTTCGAAGAgtgtgaaagaaaatttaaagcgacagagaaagaactaaaagaaCAGTTATCCGAGCAGACACAAAAATATCACGTCAGGGAAGAAGAGGCCAAGAAGTGCAAGCAAGAGAATGACAAGTTGAAGAAGGAGATTTTCACTCTTCAGAAGGATTTGCAAGATAAGAATGTTCTCCTTGAGAGTGCTCATGAAATGGAAAGAGCGCTaagcagaaaagcagaagagCTAAACAAACAATTCAAAGACCTGCTGCAGAAATACACGGAGGTAAAGACCGAGAAAGAGAAGCTGGTCGACGAAAATGCCAGACAGACTTCGGAGATTCTCGCAGCCCAGACCCTTCTGCAGAAGCAGCATGTTCCGTTGGAACAGGTTGAGGCCCTCAAAAAGTCTCTGAACGGCACAATCGAGAGTCTCAAGGAAGAACTGAAGAATAAGCAAAGATGTTACGAGAAAGATCAGCAGACAGTGGCCACCCTGCATCAGATGCTGGAGAACCAGAAGAACTCGTCGGTGCCCCTGGCAGAGCATTTGCAGGTTAAGGAGGCATTTGAGAAGGAAGTGGGGATCATCAAGGCTAGcttgagggagaaggaagaagaaaaccaaaccaaaacccaaGAGGTCTCCAAACTCCAATCCGAGGTGCAGAACACTAAacgagcattaaaaaaattagagacgAGAGAGGTGGTTGATTTGTCTAAATATAAAGCGACAAAAAGTGATTTGGAGACCCAGATTTCCAACTTGAATGAAAAATTGGCCAATCTGAATAGAAAGTACGAAGAAGCCTGTGAGGAGGTTTTGCACGCCCAAAGGAAGCAGCTGTCTGCAAAGGATGAGAAGGAATTGCTCCATTTCAGCATTGAGCAAGAAATCAAGGACCAGCAGGAACGGTGTGATAAGTCCTTAACAACAATCACCGAGTTACAGAAAAGAATACAGGAATCTGCCAAACAAATTGAAGCGAAAGATAATAAG ATAACCGAACTGCTTAATGACGTGGAAAGACTGAAGCAGGCGCTCAGTGGCCTTTCACAGCTCACCTACCCGAGTGGGAGCCCCGGCAGGAGACAGAGCCAGCTGATTGACAGCCTACAGAGCCAAGTAAAGGCCCTGCAGCAGCAGCTGGCT GATGCCGACAGACAGCACCAAGAGGTAATTGCAATTTATCGGACACATCTCCTTAGTGCTGCGCAG gGTCACATGGACGAAGACGTGCAGGCGGCCTTACTCCAAATCATACAAATGCGGCAGGGGCTTGTGTGCTAA